In Acidobacteriota bacterium, the genomic stretch AGAAGCATTTGCTTCTTTGGTTAAGGGCAGAGGCGGACGAGACCGAGCAAAAAATAATTCCTTTTTAAAAAATTTTGTTCGGCGCACTCTTAATAAAAAAAGATTTTTTGCGAGGTCGAGGACGCAATCCCGACAAAGTTGGGATGCCAAAGGCGACTAACAATTAATTAAGAGGTGAAACTATGAAAACTAAATATTTTCTTTATGCTCGTAAGAGCACAGAAGACGAAGAAAGACAAGTAATGTCTATTGAAGCTCAACTTGTGGAGTTGGCAGAATATGCCAAAAGAGAAAATTTAGAAGTGATAGAAAAGTTTGTTGAAAGTAAAAGCGCAAAGAAACCGGGCAGAGAAGTTTTTAATGCGATGCTAGCTAAGATAAATGAAAGCAAAGCTCCTCTTGGACTCTTGGCGTGGCATCCTGATCGTCTTGCTAGAAACAGCGTTGACGGTGGGCAGATTATTTATCTCGTAGATATTGGCAAGATTGTTTCTTTGTGCTTCCCTACTTTCTGGTTTGAGCCAACTCCACAAGGACTTTTTATGTTTCAGGTCGCCTTTGGCCAATCAAAATATTACTCGGATAATTTGTCTGAAAATGTAAAGCGTGGGATTTGCCAAAAACTCAGGCGAGGCGAATGGACAGGTTTAGCCCCACTTGGATATGTAAATAATCCTAAAACAAGGAATATTGAACCCGATATTGTAAGAGCCAGAATTGTAAAGAAAGCTTTTGAAGAATTTGCGCAAGGAAGACATACCTTAGAAAGCTTAGGAGACCGTCTGAGTTTTTGGGGCGTGGTGAGCAAAAATGGAACAAAACTTTGCAAGGATACACTTCAACGGATGCTCACCAACTCTGTTTATATCGGTGTGATTGTCCATAAAGATGAGACCTATGAAGGCAGATTTGAGCCAATTGTTTCCAGAGAGACTTTTGAAACTGTGCATAGAGTTTTAAAAGATAGAGCCAAGCAGAGAAAAAGTAAAAAGAGTCATAACTTTCCTTTTGTGGGTTTATTAAGGTGTGGCGAGTGTGGTGCTGCCATAACTGCACAATACGCACACGGCAATGGTGGAACATATCGTTATTATAGGTGTACTAAACGACTTGGGCCTTGCAGTCAGAAATATTTAAGAGAGGATTTACTTGTTGCCCAACTGAAAGAGGAACTTTCAAAAGTCGCTCTTTGCAAAGACTGGAAAGAATTAATGCTTGCTCAAGTAGAGATATGGGAAAAAGAACAAAACCAGTCTTCACAAACTTTCGCCCAAAATCTTGAGGAAAAAATTAAGGAAACAGAACTAAAACTTGATAGATTAGTAAATGCCTTTCTTGAGGGGGTTATTGATAAAGAAATCTATCTGGTTAAAAAAGACGAGCTGATTAAGACAAAAACAGAGCTTTTGCAGAAAAAGTCAGATTTTGGGCGAAAGGGAAACAATTGAATCGAACCATTGAGAGAATGGATAAAAACTGCTCACCACGCCGAAAAACTTGCTTCGTCAGAAGATTTTTATGAAATAAAAATCTTTGTGGAAAAAATTGGAACGAACCATCGCCTGCTGGACAGGAAAATATTTTTAGATTTTGAAAAGCCATTTGATTTAATTCCTTATTATAAAAAGAGTTATGATAAAGAATTTTTGGGAGAAAAGATGTCAAAAAATCGTTTTTCTTTTCCCCAAAAACCCGAAAGTCCGATTTGGTCGGGGTGAGAGGATTTGAACCTCCGACCCCCTGCTCCCGAAGCAGGTGCGCTAACCAGTCTGCGCTACACCCCGCCAAATTGGTAATCAGTCAACTGTAATCAGCTGTCAGTATTTGGCAAAAAGTAATGTTTGCAAGCTCTTAAAAAGCAGAATATATTTCTAAATATTAAATCTATCCTAGTAAATATATAATTCATATACATCTAATAATATAACACAACATTAAGTTCTAACAAATATTTTTTCAAGTTTCTTTTTTTCTTGTGCTACCTTTTTCTCATAACTAAACATTTTTAGGTTTTTGATGTGTATTTCTTTTTTTACATTACTGCTTACTGTTTACAGTTTACTGTTTTTAAAGTATATATTTTACAAAGAGAAATCCAAGTATTAAAAGGATAAAAAATACTATCGTTAAAAGGTTGAAATACTTATCGATAAACCCTTTCACCCTCTCGCCAAATATCCTAAAAAGTAAAGCCACAAGGAAAAATCTTGCTGACCTGCTTAATGCAGAGGCTATCACAAAAACTTTAAAATCAATTTTGCAAACTCCTGCTGTTATTGTGGCAAGCTTGTATGGGACTGGGGTGAATCCTGCAATGCTCACAGCCCATGCATCATAATGATTGTAAAGTTCCTTAGCATAATTGTATTCTTCCATCCATCCATAAAAATTGATTATAGGAATTCCTACAATCTCAAAAAACTTAAGCCCAATAAGATATCCAAACATTCCCCCTAAAACAGATCCTAAAGAAGCTATAAACGCAAAGTAAAATGATCTTGTTATCGCGCCAATGCTTAAAGTAATAAGAAGAATATCAGGAGGAATCGGGAAAAAGGATGACTCTCCAAATGCAACGATGAAAAGAGCCAGAACACTATATTTTGAATTTCCCCATTTAAGAACCCAATCATAGAGCCCTCTAATAATTTTCATTCTTTTTTTTAAATATCCTTTCTAAATTTTTCGACTTCAATAATTCAATTGCTTTATAATCTGTTAAGTCAAGATGAATCGGTGTCACTGATATATATCCCTCCCTTATTGCTCCCACATCAGTGTTTTCATCACCAGCACTTTCTGCCTTTCCCTCACCTATCCAATAATATGATGCACCTCTTGGATCAGTTCTTTCGATAATTTGAGGGAAGTATCTTTTATTTCCAAGGGAAGTAATTCTAATTCCCTTTGGAGAAGGAGGGATGTTAATGGATAATGTAGTGTTATCAGGAAGTCCGTTTTTCAATGCCCATTTTGAAATTCTAATTGATATATCAGCTGCTTCATCAAATCTATAATTTCCTTTTTCATCAGGTATAGAAGAGACAGCAAGAGAATATATTCCAAAAAGTGTTCCCTGAACTGCAGCTGAAACCGTGCCTGAAAAAAGAACATCCTCTCCTAAGTTTGGCCCTTTATTAATTCCAGAAATTATAAGGATTGGCTTTTCTTCGCATATCTTCATCAAGGCAAAATTAACACAATCTGTGGGGGTTCCATCCAGAATAAAAAAATTTTTTTTGAATTTCTGTAACCTTAATGGCCTATGGAGGGTTAGAGAAAAGCTTACTGCAGATTTTTGCTTTTGAGGGGCTACAATCAATACTTTATCCAACCTGGAAATTTTTTTATGGAGCTCTGCCAATCCCTTTGAAAGAAATCCATCATCATTTGTAAGTAATATCATTTAAAGTTTATAAAAAAATGGTCGGGACGAGTGGATTTGAACCACCGACCACACGCACCCCAAGCGTGTGCGCTACCAGGCTGCGCCACGTCCCGACTTACTAAAGTTAAATTTTAGCGTTTATCCTTTAAGGTTGTCAACAGCTGCAAAAGTTCAGTCTTTATCCAAGAAATTTTATCTTTGAATGATTCAACTTTTTCTCTCTTGGCTATCTCTTCATGAAGTTTCCTCCTTGCCCCAGCTAATGTCAAATTCTCCTTTGTGAGCAACTCATTTATCCTGAAAAATATATCTATACTTTTTTTATCATATAACTTCTCACCATCTGAATTTGTTTTAGAATTTATAAATGGAAATGTTTCCTCCCAGTAATTGATTACTTCTTTATCAACATTAAGATATTTAGAAATATCATCGATCTTGAAGAAACTTTTTCCTTCTAAATCTATGTTAAAAAACTTCTTTCCCATTCTCTTATTTTAAATGTTCAAGAACAAGGGAAGCAGTATCTTCTCCTCCAAGAATTTTAATCAACCTGTAAGCTTCTTCGTAAGAAGCTTTTGCAATCTTTTCTGTAGTGGTTTTATCGAAAGAATCTATTTCTTTTTTAAATTCTTTTGTGGCAAATTTTATATCTTTTTTATTCATTTCTGACCATTCCTTCATCCTCACCATAATTTCTTCTGGAAAATGTCTGTGAGCAACATTCTGCCATAGTGTTCCTATGTTTGCTTTTCTTATCCCACTTTCTTTAAATACAGATATTATATTATCTGGTGTTCCGGTTGTTCCATGTTGTGCAATTCTTACTCCATGTCTTTCAATGGTTTTTGCTATCTCGAGAGTTCTTTCAAGGTCGATAAAAACTTCCTCTCCTTCAAGATAATTTCCATGTTTTGCTCCATTGTTAATGGCTAAAAGATTGGGATTTATTCCATTTGATATCAAAGACTCAATATAGTATTTTGCTTCTTTTTTTGTTGTAAGCTCTGCCTTCTGCCCTGTGGATTTTATTTCGCCAACTTCCACTTCAATTCCAAACTCCATCTCATAGAGAGGCTTTGCTAATTCAGAAGTTATTCTTATATTATCATCAATTTCATTGTAGGAGGCATCTATAGCAAATGATGTATAACCAGCCTTTATTTGCTCCTCGATAAGTTTTTTTGTCGAATTAATTTCCTGTTCAGAGGTATTCTTAACTGTGGTATGGTCTGCATGAATAAAAAAAGGAATAATAAATCTTTCTCTCTCTGCAAACTCCACAACTGTGTTAAAAAAATCTTCAGGGGTAAAGCCTGTATATCCTCCTTCAAGATTACATTCGGACTTTGCAAGCTCAAAACCCACAACAGCATTTAAATCTTTTGCAGCTCTCATAATTCCAGGAATAACCCACTTTATCCTTGTGTTTGCAGCCATCAAAACCACATCCTCTTCAAACACAGAATCAAATATACGCTTACTCGAAATAACGGGAACATTCGAAGATTTTCCCAATTTTTTTATGACATTTTCAGGTCTTCTCTCTAAAACTGTCTTCAGTCCCATTTGTTTTTCTTCGATTATTAATAACAGTTACCAAAAAAAGAGTCAATATTATTCTTGGAGGTCTCTTAAAAATTAATTTTTATTAACAAAATACCTTATAAGAATATTTACTTAGAGACCTCTTAAAAAGCTCCAGATGCAAGGCGCAGTGAAGCTTTGAGCGGAGGCGTACTTCCTGTACGTTGGAGCGATAAAGCTGAAATTGCAACGCAGCAGATGGACTTTTTCAGAGGTCTCTCTTGATGTCCTCAGCTTTAGGAAATATATTTACTTCCAATATCCCAACTACTTCGATTTTCGTTGACTCCAAAATGATCGTAAGACCTCTTGACAAATATAATTTTTAATTTTAAAATTAGGACTAAAATAGTCCTATTTAATTTGCCATGCTTATAACGAGGAAAACTGATTACGCTATTCGGTGCGTTCTATATCTCTCCGAAAAAAAAGGGATAATAGCCAATGTTGATGAGATTGCGAAATCGATGCTCATTCCTAAAAGCTTTTTAGCTAAAATTCTCCAGAAATTGGAGAAAACAGGGATTGTAAAATCCAACAAGGGGAGAAAAGGAGGATTTTCCCTTGGGAAGGAACCAAAAGGAGTTAGCCTTATGGAGGTAATCGAGATAATACAAGGACCTCTTTCTATAAATGTGTGTGCAATTGATAAAAGGAAGTGCGATCTCAGCAATATATGCAGTGTTCATCCTGTTTGGGGAAAGATTAAAAAGGAAACAGAGGAAAAACTTAAAAAGATGAGTTTTGAAGCATTGAGTAGAGAAAGAAAAAAATTCTTTGAAAATAATTTTGGTCTTAATTTTAAGAAAAAGGAGGTTAAAAAATGATACAAGTTAATCAAAAAGTTCCAGATTTTGAATTATCTGCTTATCACAACGGAGAGATCAAAAAAATTAAACTCTCCGATTACAAAGGGAAATGGGTGGTACTGATCTTCTATCCTGCGGATTTCACATTTATCTGCCCAACGGAACTGGAAGAAGCAGCTGACTCTTATAATGAATTTAAGAAATTGGATGCCGAGGTTCTCAGTGCGAGCACGGATACTGTTTATGTTCATAAAGCCTGGCATGACACGTCCCCTTCCATCAAGAAGATCAAATATCCAATGCTCGCAGATCCTTCAGGGAAGCTCTGTCGCGAATTCGGGACTTACTTAGAAGAGGAAGGCGTTTCCCTACGAGGGAGTTTCATCATTGACCCTGATGGAGTGCTGAGAGTAACAGAAATCAATGATAACAGTCTCGGGAGAAGCACCAAGGAACTGCTCAGGAAACTTCAGGCTGCCAAGTATGTCCGTGAGCACAATGGTGAAGTATGCCCTGCCAGCTGGGAGCCTGGGAAAAAGACCCTAAAGCCTGGATTGGATTTGGTTGGCAAGATATAAAAAGGAGTTCAAAACATGAAAGAAAGATTGCAGGTTTATCGATGCAGTGTCTGTGGCAATATGGTTGAGGTAATTCATGCATCTAAAGGTCAGCTTGAATGCTGTGGAGAGCTAATGAAACTTTTAGTGGAAAATACAGTAGATGCATCAAGAGAAAAGCATATCCCTGTTGTTGAGATTAAGGATGATGGGATTCTTGTAAAGGTGGGAAGTGTCCCTCATCCCATGGAGGAGAAGCATTACATCGAGTGGATTGAGTTAATTGCCGATAAAAAGGTATACCGCCAATATCTAAGACCCGATGATAAGCCTGAAGCCTTCTTCCCAGTGAAATTGGAAAAGGTATCTGCAAGGGAATACTGCAATCTCCACGGTTTATGGAGAGGATAGTAATCGAGCAAATGATTTTCAGATCTCATAGTGTCGTGCCCATCGATGGGCACGGCACTATCTTTTATAAAAATGGCGCCTAAAAAGACATAGCATTGATTATAAAAGTTTCTATTCAGAGTTTTGAGGCTATTGAACAGCCTCTAAATATTTAAAGGAGGTTTTTATGTATCCTATTTGGGAAGTTCCTTTTTTAACATCGGGCCTTATTTTAGGTCTGGTGGCTGCGTTTCACATCCTTCCATCCCATCTTTCCACCGGTGCCATGTGGTTCAATGTTTTTGTTGAAACAAAAGCATACAGGGAAAACAGGCCAGAACTCCTCGAATTTCTAAAAAAGTATACATTGATTATACTGGTCTTTGCTTATGTATTTGGTTCTCTCAGCGGGATTGGTATATGGTTTTCAGCCACAGTTGCGAATCCCAGGGGAATATCAGGATTGATTCATAATTATGTCTGGGGATGGGCAACGGAATGGGTCTTTTTTATAATTGAGGTAACAGGAATATTTGTCTACTTCTACACATTTGGAAAGGTAGATAAGTCGACTCATCTTAAGATAGGGTGGATATTTGCCATTGGCTCCTGGACTACAATGATCATCATTACAGGAATCCTTGCCTTCATGCTCTCCACTGGTAAATGGACAGAAACTGGAAACTTCTTCCACGGCTTCTTCAATCAGACCTACTGGTTCCAACTTTTAGTAAGAACAGCCTTTATGTTTGCAGTGGCAGCAGTTTACGCCCTCGCGGTAGGATCAAGCCTTAAAAATGAGGATGTAAAAAAATTCATCGTGAAATCAGCATCTAAATGGGGTATGGCTGGTTTAATAGCTACTGCTATTCTATTTTTCTTGTATTTAAAGGCCTTACCAACTGAAGCAAAGGATTTGTTTGTCGTAGTGCCAAAAGGACTTACAATATCACTAATTATATCCTTTTCTCTTGTACTTCTTTATTTTATTTATTCCAATTTGAGACCACTAAGCTTAAGAGTTGTGCCCTCCATTCTTTTTATTGTGGTGCTTTTCATTGGGATCTTTTCAGCGGAAAGGGGCAGAGAAATCCTAAGGAAGCCTTATATAATACCCAAATACATGTATTCTAACCAGCTGATCGCCATTTCTATTTCTTCAAAAGGAGTGAAGGATGAGGTGAGCTTGATCAAGAAAAAAGGGATATTGAATGTTTCTCCCTTTGTCCCTGCCAACTTGCGTAAGATAAACAATGAAAATCGAATGGAAGCTGGAAGATTAATCGCCATGATGCAATGTTCTTCCTGTCACACCCTTAATAAAAAGGGATTGAGACCTTTGCCAAAGATGGTAAAAAGATCTGAGCTCAATACTGTCCAAGATGCGGTAGATCTTTTAGATACGCTGGATGCCTTCCCATACATGCCGCCATTTTTGGGAACAGATGAAGAAAAGAAGGCACTGGCTAACTATTTAATCTCAATAAGTAAATAGGAGGGAAACCATGGAAATCGCCAAAATAATTGAGACATTAAGAGACCCAATGGGAGTTCCCTTTTATCCCATTGTATTTCAGTTTTTGATGGTTTTAACCTTCGCCCTTCATATCCTCTTTGTCAATTTTACCCTGGGGACATCCTTCTTATCCATTTACGGGTATTTAAAGGGTGGAGAATACTGGAGGTATCTTTCCCGTTCTCTCGTTAAGGCCACGATAGTGAATATATCAATGGCAATGCTCTTTGGAATAGCTCCCCTTCTGTTTGTCCAGGTCATCTATGATCCCTTCTGGTATACATCCAATACCATCTCTGCCATCTGGGTTATTGGCTTCATATTAATTATGATGATTGCTTATGGGTTAACCTATGTCCTTTATTTTAAATCTACTCCCGGAAAAGAATCGGGTTTTGCTATATTCGGGATTATAGCCTTTATCCTTTTCCTTTTTGCAGGTTTTATCATGCATGTTTTAAACTTCCAGCTCCTACAACCTGATAAATGGCTTTCCTGGTATTTCAAGGGCGCATCAATAAACATCTCTGGTTCTTCCCTCCATTCCTTTCAGATCCCGCGATTCTTACACTTCCTTATCCCCTCCTTTGCCATGACAGGAATATATCTTCTCCTTTTTGCCTGGTATTTTAAGGAAAGGGAAGATATGGATAAAAATTATCTCCAGTGGGTTGGGAAAACCGGTGCAAACCTGGCTTTTGTCTTCACCCTGATCCAGGTAATCATTGGATTCTGGTGGTTATTCAGTGTTCCATCTAAGTTTACCTTCTATTTGAATCCATTCCTTTTGTTGGGTGTTCTTTTGAGTCTGGGGCTTCTGTTTCTTCTTTATTCTGCAAAAAGGGAGCCGTTCAAATATGCTATACCCTCTATAATTTTAGGTTTTCTGACCATCTTTGGAATGTCCTACTCAAGGGAAGCTCTCAGGATGAAATACCTTGGAGAAATTGGCTATTCTATCTTTGATTATAAATTGAATATTGACTGGGGAAGCACCTTTCTTTTCCTCCTCACATTTCTTATTGGCTTAATAGTAGCAGGTTATCTTTTATACATTGCCTTTAAATCAGGAAGGGAAGCTCGGGAATATTTTGCTACTCCTACCATAAACAGATGGGGTAAGATAGGTGTAGTTCTACTTCTAATCTGGATAGT encodes the following:
- the surE gene encoding 5'/3'-nucleotidase SurE, with protein sequence MILLTNDDGFLSKGLAELHKKISRLDKVLIVAPQKQKSAVSFSLTLHRPLRLQKFKKNFFILDGTPTDCVNFALMKICEEKPILIISGINKGPNLGEDVLFSGTVSAAVQGTLFGIYSLAVSSIPDEKGNYRFDEAADISIRISKWALKNGLPDNTTLSINIPPSPKGIRITSLGNKRYFPQIIERTDPRGASYYWIGEGKAESAGDENTDVGAIREGYISVTPIHLDLTDYKAIELLKSKNLERIFKKKNENY
- a CDS encoding desulfoferrodoxin, producing MKERLQVYRCSVCGNMVEVIHASKGQLECCGELMKLLVENTVDASREKHIPVVEIKDDGILVKVGSVPHPMEEKHYIEWIELIADKKVYRQYLRPDDKPEAFFPVKLEKVSAREYCNLHGLWRG
- a CDS encoding MerR family transcriptional regulator translates to MGKKFFNIDLEGKSFFKIDDISKYLNVDKEVINYWEETFPFINSKTNSDGEKLYDKKSIDIFFRINELLTKENLTLAGARRKLHEEIAKREKVESFKDKISWIKTELLQLLTTLKDKR
- a CDS encoding cytochrome ubiquinol oxidase subunit I; its protein translation is MYPIWEVPFLTSGLILGLVAAFHILPSHLSTGAMWFNVFVETKAYRENRPELLEFLKKYTLIILVFAYVFGSLSGIGIWFSATVANPRGISGLIHNYVWGWATEWVFFIIEVTGIFVYFYTFGKVDKSTHLKIGWIFAIGSWTTMIIITGILAFMLSTGKWTETGNFFHGFFNQTYWFQLLVRTAFMFAVAAVYALAVGSSLKNEDVKKFIVKSASKWGMAGLIATAILFFLYLKALPTEAKDLFVVVPKGLTISLIISFSLVLLYFIYSNLRPLSLRVVPSILFIVVLFIGIFSAERGREILRKPYIIPKYMYSNQLIAISISSKGVKDEVSLIKKKGILNVSPFVPANLRKINNENRMEAGRLIAMMQCSSCHTLNKKGLRPLPKMVKRSELNTVQDAVDLLDTLDAFPYMPPFLGTDEEKKALANYLISISK
- a CDS encoding recombinase family protein, with protein sequence MKTKYFLYARKSTEDEERQVMSIEAQLVELAEYAKRENLEVIEKFVESKSAKKPGREVFNAMLAKINESKAPLGLLAWHPDRLARNSVDGGQIIYLVDIGKIVSLCFPTFWFEPTPQGLFMFQVAFGQSKYYSDNLSENVKRGICQKLRRGEWTGLAPLGYVNNPKTRNIEPDIVRARIVKKAFEEFAQGRHTLESLGDRLSFWGVVSKNGTKLCKDTLQRMLTNSVYIGVIVHKDETYEGRFEPIVSRETFETVHRVLKDRAKQRKSKKSHNFPFVGLLRCGECGAAITAQYAHGNGGTYRYYRCTKRLGPCSQKYLREDLLVAQLKEELSKVALCKDWKELMLAQVEIWEKEQNQSSQTFAQNLEEKIKETELKLDRLVNAFLEGVIDKEIYLVKKDELIKTKTELLQKKSDFGRKGNN
- a CDS encoding YqaA family protein, with translation MKIIRGLYDWVLKWGNSKYSVLALFIVAFGESSFFPIPPDILLITLSIGAITRSFYFAFIASLGSVLGGMFGYLIGLKFFEIVGIPIINFYGWMEEYNYAKELYNHYDAWAVSIAGFTPVPYKLATITAGVCKIDFKVFVIASALSRSARFFLVALLFRIFGERVKGFIDKYFNLLTIVFFILLILGFLFVKYIL
- a CDS encoding class II fructose-bisphosphate aldolase, encoding MGLKTVLERRPENVIKKLGKSSNVPVISSKRIFDSVFEEDVVLMAANTRIKWVIPGIMRAAKDLNAVVGFELAKSECNLEGGYTGFTPEDFFNTVVEFAERERFIIPFFIHADHTTVKNTSEQEINSTKKLIEEQIKAGYTSFAIDASYNEIDDNIRITSELAKPLYEMEFGIEVEVGEIKSTGQKAELTTKKEAKYYIESLISNGINPNLLAINNGAKHGNYLEGEEVFIDLERTLEIAKTIERHGVRIAQHGTTGTPDNIISVFKESGIRKANIGTLWQNVAHRHFPEEIMVRMKEWSEMNKKDIKFATKEFKKEIDSFDKTTTEKIAKASYEEAYRLIKILGGEDTASLVLEHLK
- the ahpC gene encoding alkyl hydroperoxide reductase subunit C translates to MIQVNQKVPDFELSAYHNGEIKKIKLSDYKGKWVVLIFYPADFTFICPTELEEAADSYNEFKKLDAEVLSASTDTVYVHKAWHDTSPSIKKIKYPMLADPSGKLCREFGTYLEEEGVSLRGSFIIDPDGVLRVTEINDNSLGRSTKELLRKLQAAKYVREHNGEVCPASWEPGKKTLKPGLDLVGKI
- a CDS encoding Rrf2 family transcriptional regulator; amino-acid sequence: MLITRKTDYAIRCVLYLSEKKGIIANVDEIAKSMLIPKSFLAKILQKLEKTGIVKSNKGRKGGFSLGKEPKGVSLMEVIEIIQGPLSINVCAIDKRKCDLSNICSVHPVWGKIKKETEEKLKKMSFEALSRERKKFFENNFGLNFKKKEVKK